TCTAGCTTCAGCTTGTCTTCATTAGCAAAGCGTTTCTTTCTGTCTGCTTGCCTCCTCTTAAGCTGAGGAGATGAAACAACCTCCTGCCCCCATaactagacacacacacacaagcacacgtTATAGATATGTTCATACTTCACAAAGTAAatgtacactactgtatatggacaaaagtatttgtccaacCTGTTAAGTATTTACTGTAATTCAGGAGTTTTAATCAGACAGGCCCCTTATTCCCAGTGAAGgccaatcttaatgcttcatcataccaagacatcttggacaatgttaTGCTTCCAAATTTGTGGCAACACTCAGGGAAGGCCTTTTTCTactccagtgcacaaagcaaggtttATATAAACATGgattgatgagtttggtgtggaagaactcacCCGGCCcaagcacagagccctgacctcaaccccataaaGTACCTTTGGGAgaaactggaacggagattgcgagtcaggccttctcatccaacatcagtgcctgacctcataaaagctctacagaatgaatgagcAAGAATTCCCCCAGAAACACTCCAAAGCACTCCTGTGCACAGCCTTACCTGCTCTACATTACTGATTCTGTATAAGCCTGTTTATTTTGTCTGCTGTTACGTTAAAAATTGTGTATTTAAACTGAACTTGCATTCAACTGTCATCACCTGAGAGTGGCACTGAATATTTAAAGATatatattattactggttatttACACTCATGATCATGAAGAAATACTCTGtgttttcagtgtgtgtggaaaaaaaatctgcctaAAGACAAAGATGATGACTTACATTTACAGAAGGGAAGGTAATGCAGTGGTCTGTAGTAAGCAGGTTCAGCGCTATAACACATTTCTTCTGGCCTGCTCCGGTCTTTGGCGTCACAGcctcctaaaagaaaaaaaaattattaaaaactgaggggtagctcagtgggtaaGGCATTGGACCACTGATTGGgaagtcccaggttcaaaccccaccacccttgagcaaggcccttaactttcaactgctcagatgtataatgagatataaATGTATGGGCATCTGCCATGAAATGATCATGGTATTGTAAAATATGGTACAGTAGCTGTAGTAATTCCAACTCTATAGTTTTTTTCTGACCTTGCCTGCCTTTTTTTCTCCTGGATCCTTGCCCTTTCCGGGTGCCTTGGCTGGTGGAGGTGCTGGAGCTCCCTTTTTTTCTGGTTTCTTTGCCTGGCTGAGCTCTAACGAAGTTTTGACCAAATTACAGATTGCCTCAGTTCCATACTTTGTGGCGAGAACCACACAGTTATCTCCtgcacaaatttttttaaataagttgtttaaaattatagtatttatttttgattattagTATCATCGTTCATATGTAATAAGTAGAATGGAGGTATCATTGTGGATGTCTTATGAGTATTAGGGGTATAAAAAAttttgagactagttttgtaacacaccaaACAGATgacagcacaaggctgcacacacagtcacagggagcaccgaccCTCATAAGTCATCATCCTGTTTATATCATGAGCTAAGCAACTGGTGTTCCCCTGGTATTTTGAGGCCATGAACATGTTACCATGTTTGCTATTGGACATGCACTGTATAAATCTGTCATTGAGATGTTTGATATGAGTCATCAAGTTTACAACAATGCTGCAATGTATCGTTCAAGGTGTTTTCAGTGGCATGCACGCTTAAAGAgcggaagaacatcactggaagatgacgagagatcaggaagaaCTTCAATGAGCCCAATCcccaaaaatgtcaaaaccattcTCCAGTGCATGATCATCATCGGAGAACAGTCCACAATTCTGCTGCCATTGTCGGCGTGTCATACGGAACAATCCAGGAACTCCGTCAGCAGTGCCAAGAACTCGTGCCATGGACGACGCGTCCTTCACGTCGAGGATCATTACCGGTGACAATACTTCCGTCCTCGGGGCAACATCATCATAgcgaattctactgccaggttaTAAGGCATCTAAAGAAGGACATACGGTGAAAACGACCAGATCTGTGGTGCGCGAATCTTAAAACCTTTTGATACCCCCCTGTACCTGTATATTTAGAAACGTTGGGATCACAGTTATTCATACTGATTATTACAGAGAAGAACAAAACAAGAATTGTTTACCGCGTTTGTTTGTGGCCTCGATGTTCGCACCGGCTTTAATGAGCTGTTCCACGCAATCAATTTTGCAGCTCTGGATGGCCCTCATGAGCGGCGTGACTCCGTTTGAGGTCACAGCATCGACAAAGGCACCGTGCTCCAGTAACAGTTTTACAATTTCCGCATGTCCGGTGAAGCAGGTGTGATGTAGAGCGGTCCATTTCACCTGATCGTACGCATTCACATTTGCCCTGCGAACGAACATATTAGATACATATTTTGTGTTACTCAAAAGGTAGCcgcatacagtaaataaatggtGATGAATGTGTAGTTTGCATTAAGTAGTACCAACATTGATATGGTTACAATAAAGACAGAGCAAGATCAAAACCTGTGGTGGGCCGTACCCATGTGAGATAAGAAACTGAGCCATTTGGTAGTTCCCGCTCTTGCAGGCAGTCATGAGTGGCGTTTTATACCAACGATCCCTAAAGTCGACAGGGACGTTCTGGCTAAACGCCAAGCTCAACGCCTCAAAGTCGTCTGTTTGCACACATTGGTTGATGTTGATGTACATTTCCAGTGGCTTTTCGACGTTCGAGGCATGGTCAGACCGCAGCCGTTCGCGACTTCTGCAGGTAAACGGCTCCATGATTTTCCTCGTGTCGTCCATTGTCTCCGTGTAGGCGAGCAAAAGGCTCTTGCCTTCCTTCTCCATATCTGCCTTGTCTGCTGTTTTAGGTGCATAGCACGAGAGCTGGTATTTATTCGGCAGAAAGTTCTTTCCCAAGAAGAAGTCATCGATGTTAATTCGCTCGTTGCAATGGACGTCGATCAGCTCGATGATGTTGTTTAGATCGTCAGCATCTATCGGAGCGTTGTGCGCCTGCAGGACGGACACAAACTTCTTCGTTGGAATGTTCTCGATAGGAGCGTCTGACTCCTCGGCAGCTTGGAAGGCTTCCCTCAGCTCATCTTCATGCTGGTATGACCAGTCGTGCAGCTTGGCTGCAGAAATGCAAGATTTTACTGCTTCAGATGTCGAAGCTTTCTCTGCCAATTTCAGTTCCTTCAGAGCAGCTTTGTGGCCATTTTTTTTAGCAAGTTG
This genomic stretch from Clarias gariepinus isolate MV-2021 ecotype Netherlands chromosome 13, CGAR_prim_01v2, whole genome shotgun sequence harbors:
- the LOC128535327 gene encoding ankyrin repeat and EF-hand domain-containing protein 1-like: MASGIMLRSNTMAQDPLESKQVHKLLQLVSQKNKELVEKFSMRTPGVINMTESEEGTSALHLVAMSHDMDMARFLLSLNAHPDIQDKMGRTPMMLAAELGDVHMVELLANNRANMTLVDKEGKGILFYCIQPTKMHAQILEMASNMNADVNNVSNAGKSVFMLACERAKECEHLCIRLLEKGADPCVADAETGCTPLMAAARAGAVELARAILQRGGNPNSVDRRQMRAVHVAAAKGLFEVLRMLSSYSADFNVESSLGNTPLHAAAAEGHVECCRFLAQRGCNATTKNILNLIPSQLAKKNGHKAALKELKLAEKASTSEAVKSCISAAKLHDWSYQHEDELREAFQAAEESDAPIENIPTKKFVSVLQAHNAPIDADDLNNIIELIDVHCNERINIDDFFLGKNFLPNKYQLSCYAPKTADKADMEKEGKSLLLAYTETMDDTRKIMEPFTCRSRERLRSDHASNVEKPLEMYININQCVQTDDFEALSLAFSQNVPVDFRDRWYKTPLMTACKSGNYQMAQFLISHGANVNAYDQVKWTALHHTCFTGHAEIVKLLLEHGAFVDAVTSNGVTPLMRAIQSCKIDCVEQLIKAGANIEATNKRGDNCVVLATKYGTEAICNLVKTSLELSQAKKPEKKGAPAPPPAKAPGKGKDPGEKKAGKEAVTPKTGAGQKKCVIALNLLTTDHCITFPSVNLWGQEVVSSPQLKRRQADRKKRFANEDKLKLEDKPAVKDPKQKGKAGSSQK